AAGTGGAAGCTTTTAATGAAGTATCGATTAGGAGACTCTATTGCTGCCAATAGCTTTATTGACCATCCTACTATTTCTAGTTTTAAAACAACAGAATTATTGGATTCTGTTTTTGTTCAAGATAAAAACAATAAAACCATTAAAAGTTATGGCTTTAAAGATGTTTTAAATAGAATTCATAAAAGAGGTCAAATTACTGACAGTCTGTTTTATTGGGTAAATGATAAGCAGTATTCCCTTCTTAATTTAAATACTTTAGAAATACATAATCGGAATTTTAAGGATGAACTAGCATTAGAGCAATCTAAACACGTAAGAATAAATATAGTAAACAGTAAAATCCAGATCTCTGGAAACGGATTTGTTGGTGTTTTAGATGAAAATTTTCACATTAAAAACACGTATTATATACCTGAACATTTAAAAGCCCATTTTGCGCTTATAGACAAAACAGGGTCTATTTGGATAAGTACTTTTACAGATGGCGTTTACCATTTACCCATAGAAAAACAAAATATAAAATATTGTTTAACAGGCGAGAAAGTAAATAGTATAGGGAAGGTAAATGATAACATTATAGCTCATGTTTTTAATAAAGGCTTTTATAAGTTTAACAAATCCAAAAATGAATTTTCACCATTTATAGATGAAGAAGAATATCTCTTTAATGCTACTTATATAGAGGAATTAGATACGGAGTTTTATATGTCTAAACGCCATATTAAAACAGTAAAAAATAAGGTGATTTTAGATCTTGATGTTCAAGACCCTGTTTACTTTATGAATGATAAGGCACGTCAGCTCGTTTATTATAATGATTATTTGTTTGGGCATTTCTCCGTAGGAATCAATAAAATTAACCCTGAAAAATTTAGTATTGAGAACGAATATCTACAAAGTGGGATTAATGAATTGCTGATATTCAATGATAGGTTTTTAGTAGCCACATCAAGTGGTTTAAAGGAATTTAAAGACGAGATGATTTCTTCAATTCAATTTGATAACAAAGAATTTAATCAATCCATATTAAGTATTACTAAAATTTCAGACACAGAGATTTTGCTAAATACCGACGGATTTGGCACCTATATTACAGATTTAAAAACCATAAAACAGTTACCTAAATCCGAATTTCTAATTGTAAATAATGCCTATTTGGAAAACAATACCATTTGGTTAGCAACCGAGTCTGGTGTATTAAAATATACTAAAGAAAATGATACGTTCGTTTTTCAATTGTTATTAGATAAAGACAACGGACTGCCATCCAATAGTGTAAACAATATGCTCGTTTATGAAGAGAAACTCATGATAGGTACCAATAATGGAGTTGCTATTTTACCAAAAAATCAGAAACACACCTCACAATTATTGGATGTTTATTTTGAGGAAGCTTTATTTAACAATCAACCTATTACTACGCGTAATTCGGTGTTTCAGTATGAAGATAATAGTAGTATAAACTTTAAAATCTCTAATATAGATTATTCTGAAAGGCAGAAAAATTTATCCTATAACTACAAGCTAGAACCTATTCATAAGGATTGGACTCAAACAACAACCAATAATTTAAACTTTAATGATCTTCAACCAGAGAACTACACGCTTTTTATTGTGGCTCAAGGGTTCACTAATCAAGTAAGCTTTACTATTCAGCCCTTGTGGTGGCAGAAATTTTGGTTTAAAGCATCCATGGTCTTACTAGCTATTATTATCATCGTATTAATATCAAGACATTTTGTAAAACGCTCTCAATTTCAAAAGCATCAGAAAATTTTTGAGGATAAACGTTTATCGGAATTACAGCTAAAGGCCTTACGGTCTCAAATGAATCCGCATTTTGTATTCAATTCCCTTTCGGCGATTCAGTATTATATAGGAGAAAATAATTTTGAAACTTCCGAGTTATATTTAGTGAAGTTTTCCAAGCTCATTAGGCAATTTTTTGAACTTTCAAAAGAAAACGAAATATCATTAGCAACAGAAGTTAGTTTACTTCAAAACTATTTAGAAATTGAGAAACTTCGCTTTAAAGAG
Above is a window of Bizionia sp. M204 DNA encoding:
- a CDS encoding histidine kinase — translated: MKHEKRHTTIILILLWRFFSELYILFKKPKRVTKKKYLLYAFLFACTFSYGQQFTNYSTKNGLPSNHIYKIAQDEKGFLWIATDKGLVKYNGNDMRIFTTKDGLATNDVWEVFTTPDGKLWYLSKSSKLGFIENDSVYAFESELKGEIFNPIYSSQVGNKMFLTSSNTFHVLKNEKWKLLMKYRLGDSIAANSFIDHPTISSFKTTELLDSVFVQDKNNKTIKSYGFKDVLNRIHKRGQITDSLFYWVNDKQYSLLNLNTLEIHNRNFKDELALEQSKHVRINIVNSKIQISGNGFVGVLDENFHIKNTYYIPEHLKAHFALIDKTGSIWISTFTDGVYHLPIEKQNIKYCLTGEKVNSIGKVNDNIIAHVFNKGFYKFNKSKNEFSPFIDEEEYLFNATYIEELDTEFYMSKRHIKTVKNKVILDLDVQDPVYFMNDKARQLVYYNDYLFGHFSVGINKINPEKFSIENEYLQSGINELLIFNDRFLVATSSGLKEFKDEMISSIQFDNKEFNQSILSITKISDTEILLNTDGFGTYITDLKTIKQLPKSEFLIVNNAYLENNTIWLATESGVLKYTKENDTFVFQLLLDKDNGLPSNSVNNMLVYEEKLMIGTNNGVAILPKNQKHTSQLLDVYFEEALFNNQPITTRNSVFQYEDNSSINFKISNIDYSERQKNLSYNYKLEPIHKDWTQTTTNNLNFNDLQPENYTLFIVAQGFTNQVSFTIQPLWWQKFWFKASMVLLAIIIIVLISRHFVKRSQFQKHQKIFEDKRLSELQLKALRSQMNPHFVFNSLSAIQYYIGENNFETSELYLVKFSKLIRQFFELSKENEISLATEVSLLQNYLEIEKLRFKEKLNFVVHVDPNLDTKHTKIPTMLLQPIVENAVNHGVFNKMDNGLVTLNFIYMNEHTFKVEIMDDGVGFVNINNRQSEDVKSSNVLHDRLHFLNYSEKWKIDYKTEELNPNSVDKGNKSVFIITKKQK